tttgatgCATTCTTTAAGGATTCTAAATTGTTTGAATCTGTTACAAAAAGTAACATAAATATTGTTgaatacattatgatatggttaagtaaaatattaaaactaATCGAACCTAAAGAAAACGAGAGTCtagattttttatatgaaatatatataaagaatgaTGATAGGTATAAAAATACTATAAACAAAATTGAAGGTTGTAGTAATTATAAAGAACTTAtagataaaacaaaaatgatgaaaatggatattaaagatatatctaaattatatgatgcatttactACATTATGTATGATGTATATTGAATTTAATGAAACAAGTCCAGATTGCAAGAATTGTTTGAAACGTGCTGAAACATTTGTTAAACAGTATAATCAACTTAATAACAATTCTGATATTTCTAATGATAGTCCATATTATAGATTATTGTCTACactatcaaatgattatgataattttaaaaagaatTATAGTGATGTTAAATGTTCCAATTCTTCATCCTTTCCAAAGATAGAAAAaccaaaaaattatgtacaaAGTTTTGGAGGTGATGATGAACAAACTGTACAAATATTAGAACAAATTTCTGAAGATGCATCAAGTTCATCGATAACTAACAgattatttatagttttatcgatatttggcgcaatagcattttttttaggaatttcttacaaggtaaataataaggaattaaaaaaaaaaattattatatatatgcaaacattaacaaacaATCGTACGCtccttaacattttatattagtattcgttatttggatttcggaaacgatttcaaaaacaaaaattaagagaaaagctaaaaaatataaagaagagaatgaatcaataatatatgattcgaagagagtGACTATtttagaaataataataatgatttacatattttaagaaactgtctatttggaagtaatttttgatcaCAATTTTtgcacaatttttatatagtttttatgtagtgggtcagggttgtattatggaacccatattgggGTTATGGTTAAGTATCAcattgtatttaattttgagtaatttgaacactaatttaatatatgtacaatcacgtatgtttaatctcgAGATGAATTATAAATGTGCACCCCCCCAAAGGGATACtaccattaatatgaaaagagccacataacattttttctataaagtataatatatacaattgagtgttcataccgatttaatatgattaaaataaaatgtctatattgtatatattaatatagattttGACTATATATGAAGTTGTATTATGAAATATCATaattacatattatataagccTTGGCAACCCAGAGCTATAtggaattatgcatatcatatgtttctttatttaatgaaaattttatttagtaaaacttatgatttgtatcatatttattttcatttaaatcatgttatccaactgaactttaataatagatattcataaaatatagatgcatgaaataccgatcgagaatcgaaaatacaacgttatctataaaaggtgttttatgcatctaacatttttagtaatacataaaaaatatactatagatatattataataaatttataaattataaatatatataatactcatttttttcatttcaataatttgcatttatattaatgttttaatttatattgataggaatagttatatatattaatttaattatcataaggtataataatagattaatcactattattttttaaattttatagttgaggtataaatatattatattttaaaagaactaaaaaaaaaaatataagtatattaataaaattgaatgttatagttctagtaattataaataatatgataaatataacaggttattattatatgcttatacatatatgctaatattgaaatattattttattgtgaaaccttcatataattaaacattaatattatcgaaaagacaaataatacattataaagatatcaatgattatatttttgttaaagattcaatttgggatatgtggttttatattataaaaatttggatCCATGTAGAAAATGATAGactcaattcatgttaaatgtcattttattattccatattaactcttattatattattagtttttattgaataatcattttttaatataaatcattacgttaccatataattaataaaatatagaatttttaataaaatatttgaatgtaCATACATTGGTAACTATATCAATAAGTATATAAGATAAGAATGAACAATGCATAGTATTTAggaaatatttatctaaatttatatattaaaatggaaaatatatcttatctctcttcTCTTAAAGGGTAATTTAACAATTTAATTACGCACAgctttctattatactttaaaatttgcatcaatacttatttatgttttataaatttaatatttactatgtattattttaaaaataatatacattcaaagacttatttaagcttataaatagggtttcagtgctaattgttgttttaaagaatggaaaagatGGGAAAATGTATAATAACATTACCCAACAGAGAATACATCTAAATTGGGatatgtaggaataaaaataaagttatttaacgcattaaaattattttttaatttatctatattaaatacaaataatataaatttatataatttgcataaaaAATGGAGCATGTAgttaaatttgaaaatgctattattttagaaaaaactataatatatattataagaaataagtatatactttaaggattctaataataataactttcttaaatttttatatttgcgCAGTATTTGAGTTTTATGACGTTGTTtgtgttctatattaaagcatatgtatatgttttttaaattcattataaaagtatatccatttttataataaagttataccaaatgttagtaagaattgtattttttgtataaaatgcatcatatatacatatggaaAAGTGTATAAGCAACCTTCTATTTAAGATAGCTTAGCTAaatgtcataaaataagtataatatgattttagtaatactactatattattttttatatgaagttaaaattaagaatatatCTAACGAAAGATAACTGCTATGTAAAGAGCTTAAGTAAATACAAcgtatattttatacaatatatataaataaaatcacCCCGCATAATCTCCAAATTATAAcagaatttcattataatgaattctAAAGTGGTATATATcctttttcttatattattcgtATGTTGTATtactataaattatattaattttaatcaTAGTAACATTTatgttaatacatttttttgtttaattcgtaaaatatattcgtagtGTGAATCAATTAATTTGATCGATAAATTTTTTGATGATGATCCGAAAAAATCGGGAGAATTTAATTCTTtggatttattaaaattgtattGCCCTGATAATACCTGTAGTagtgatgaagaaaaaattaCCTCTGGTTTTATAATGTTACTAAATAAGCTTGAAAATTTAGAAAGTGATGAAATTGTTCAATACGCTAGTTTATGGTTAAGTCATaaactaaatcaaaaaaaacaaaatggaaCGACCAGATTAGacgatttttatactaaACATATAGAAACAAATAATTGTTATAAGGGGAATATAcctaataatattaatatggatgatataggaaataaaataaaatcgatagatattgatattaaagatatatctaatttttatgatgcatttaaatcattatgtaacatgtataGTGAACGTGATGCAATCACCCAATGCAAGATATGTTTAGAAAATGCTGgagaattttttgaaaaatgtgaaaaagttaaaaatgcTTTGGATTTTAATAAAGGAAGTTCTTATTTACAACTATGGTCTACTTTATCAAAAGATTATAAAGAATTTGAAAGTAATTATAATAGTAATTGGTGTAATAATGTCCCATCAGTTGTAGCATGTCCACGAAGTCcagtaacaaaaaatacactaattacaattgcaattatatttgttgcagcatcaattttattgggagtttcttataaggtaaataataaggattttaataattattttcattatatatgcaaattttaacaaataaatcgtatacttcttaacattttatattagtattcgttatttggatttcggaaacggtctcaaaaacaacatttaagagaaatgctaaaaaaataaagaagaaactgatcattattatataattcgaATACTGATTATTCcatgaataataataatgattaatatattttaataaactgtctatttcgaagcaatttttgcataatttttatatagtttttatgttgtggtacccatattcgggttagggctaagtattatattgcatttaattttttataacttaaatactaatttaatatatgtatcatcccgtatgtttaatcacatataaagtctaaatatgcaaccaaaaagtGGATATAACCATTAATGTGGAAGGGGttacataacatattttataagttataatatatataatttaacgtttatatcgatttaatatgattaaaataaaatgtctatattgggtatattaattcatattatgatatatcataattatttattatataaagcttgataataattatattgaattgtgcataacacaatatgtttctttatttgataaaacattttatttagcaaAACTTATTTGcaccatatttattttgattcaaatcgtatttttataaacgaacagtataataattttatatatcggagtataattataatttgattcATTTGGAACGGTTtcctacattataatataccttcaggTTAATgggtatatttatattgttaattaaacatttaccaatatataataggtagtcataaaatatagatgtatAAAATACCGATCGAGGTTCGACAACACAacgatatctataaaagtttttttatgtacctaacatttttagtaatacaataaaaatatacatattaataactacattatagatatagacatactatccttttaactttcgattatatatagtttcattttatgctaatgttttaaattcaaattatagaaatcgttctatatacattaatttatttactataaaggtataatattatattagtcactaacaattttaaactttatagttttgaggcacaaataaattattttttaaatagttaaaagaaaaaatataaatatattaataaaatttaatattatagtttgttatacttataaacaatttggtatataaaattaacgttattgttataatatatatataatattgtataaatgactaaaactgaaatatgttaaaattgtgaaacatatacaattacatattaatgaaaagtatacataaaaagtatgtaataattaatttaatttgaactaataatatttttattaggttattatatatataaaattcacaaatatataattaaatatattgccATTACGAAGTAATATGTTCTATAATGTTTGATTTAAAAACGATGAAACaaggaaaaataataattggaTTAAAGTATTCTTCTTGAGTGAATTAATTATTTcgttgtactatacagtgatatagcattaacaataataatagtaataacaatagataaagtattaaatacggaaaaatcattaaatccatttaatttgaataagttgatatatattaattatatatattattaaaggtatgataaaattaaaattgtatgcacaaaacatcaaatgaaataatacAATTTCGACTTAGTATTTTGTTAATGTgctaatattagaattaacaataccaagaaaaataatattaataattttatagtttttcatcatagaagtaaatatagtttattataaaacatgcagtaaaatattatttattaaaatataaaagcaaactatatatttagaaaataattctaagctatttttaatgaataattttaatatatatacataatttaaaGTTTTAATGTTAAAAGGATATAAGACATAATTAGGTATATAGAATAGGTAAATCTTATATGGCTACAtaattgtcttaaaaaagcatactttccttatctctcctatctaaaatgtaaatataccaacctaaatacacataattttctattatactttaaaatttgcatcaatagttatttatgtgttaatatttactaagtatcattttaaaaacaatatgcatTAAAAGTCTTATTTAAGCATATAAATACGGTTACAGTgttaattgtcgttttaaaccgtgagaaagatgtgcaaaatatattataaaattatctaataaggtatatttctaaatttaattatataggaataaaactaaagttattgaaaatgttaaatataattggaattgatatatattaaataaaaataatattaaaattatgtatatgcaattaaaaaagggaacagtgcaacttaattcgaaaataatataattttagaaaaaactatattatatattataagaaacaagtatataaaaatttaatatatttaaaaaaatgattatttatacacttttaaggattatagcaataatataactttttattttttagatatataaaatatttaagttttagaagaacaatcattaaaacataaaatataaatatataccttTTCTACGTTCAAACAtacttaaattatttataaaagtatatatatttttataataaagttataccatattttattaataatagtcattttttttataaaatgcagtatatatgcatttgattaaaattgtattaatCAATCTTATATTTAAGGTAGTTTagctaattatcataaacaGAAATAGAACAtttctttagtaataatattattttattattctatattaatttaattattgaaaaacttatagtatatttaactacagacagctgttatatatagggttaaagtatttgcgtcaCATATTGGGGAGCAACgtatataaaacagcatGATTTTACTCAACTTACAAATCTAAAATGAAATCTCATCACAATGGATAAAGacgtggtatatgcattttttaataataataatttcctttatattttatgatattgtattatacatatcattaaactttattttaataaaatttgtaataattcgcgtttttattaattgtttttaaatgctTTCTTAGTGTAAAAATTTCTATGCTATAAATAACTCGATTCCCCATAAATTGGACAATAAAGGGAACTATCAATTTATTTTGAATCAAAACATTTTAAATGCGTATTGTACTAGTAACAAATGCAGTAGTAATCacgaaaaaattaatgctggatgtttatatttgtttgatgCATTTTTTGAGAATTCTTCTGTGTTTGAGTCTGTTGCAAAAGGTAACATAAATGTTTTTgaatacattatgatatggttaagtgaAATGTTAAACCAAATCGAAactaaagaaaatgaaagtctacaatttttatatagtatatatataaataatgataattataaaaagtcCATAGCGAG
This sequence is a window from Plasmodium yoelii strain 17X genome assembly, chromosome: 1. Protein-coding genes within it:
- a CDS encoding PIR protein is translated as MNKQVCNILISTSNSFSSSLDSKKNYQFNMNEGIFSKYCTSNNCSTNHEKINAGFLYLFDAFFKDSKLFESVTKSNINIVEYIMIWLSKILKLIEPKENESLDFLYEIYIKNDDRYKNTINKIEGCSNYKELIDKTKMMKMDIKDISKLYDAFTTLCMMYIEFNETSPDCKNCLKRAETFVKQYNQLNNNSDISNDSPYYRLLSTLSNDYDNFKKNYSDVKCSNSSSFPKIEKPKNYVQSFGGDDEQTVQILEQISEDASSSSITNRLFIVLSIFGAIAFFLGISYKYSLFGFRKRFQKQKLREKLKNIKKRMNQ
- a CDS encoding PIR protein yields the protein MNSKVCESINLIDKFFDDDPKKSGEFNSLDLLKLYCPDNTCSSDEEKITSGFIMLLNKLENLESDEIVQYASLWLSHKLNQKKQNGTTRLDDFYTKHIETNNCYKGNIPNNINMDDIGNKIKSIDIDIKDISNFYDAFKSLCNMYSERDAITQCKICLENAGEFFEKCEKVKNALDFNKGSSYLQLWSTLSKDYKEFESNYNSNWCNNVPSVVACPRSPVTKNTLITIAIIFVAASILLGVSYKYSLFGFRKRSQKQHLREMLKK